A section of the Labrus bergylta chromosome 21, fLabBer1.1, whole genome shotgun sequence genome encodes:
- the nog3 gene encoding noggin-3: protein MENSCYFLAVLLLVLSVGFRIEEGMCQHYFLLRPIPSDTLPIVDLKEDPDPVLDPREKDLNETELRSSLGSHFDPHFMSVNAPERFMSLNAPERSEELSEADPRLKLSGAMPKEIRAMEFEVQHGKKQKPSKKLRRRLQLWLWSYALCPVVYAWNDLGSRFWPRYVKVGSCYNKRSCSLPEGMVCKPAKSTHFTILRWRCLQKKGGLKCDWIHVQYPIISECKCSCPN, encoded by the coding sequence ATGGAGAACTCGTGTTATTTCCTGGCTGTGTTACTGCTCGTGCTCTCCGTGGGCTTCAGGATCGAGGAGGGAATGTGCCAGCACTACTTTCTCCTGCGGCCCATCCCCAGCGACACTCTGCCCATAGTGGACCTAAAGGAGGACCCGGACCCGGTGCTGGACCCCCGGGAGAAGGACCTGAATGAGAcggagctcaggagctccctgGGCAGCCACTTCGACCCGCACTTCATGTCCGTGAACGCACCGGAGAGGTTCATGTCCCTGAACGCACCGGAGAGGTCCGAGGAACTGAGCGAGGCGGACCCGCGGCTGAAGCTCTCCGGAGCCATGCCCAAAGAGATCCGGGCCATGGAGTTCGAGGTGCAGCACGGAAAGAAGCAGAAACCGAGTAAAAAGCTGCGCAGAAGGCTGCAGCTGTGGCTGTGGTCGTACGCACTGTGCCCGGTTGTTTACGCGTGGAACGACCTGGGCAGCCGGTTCTGGCCGCGCTACGTGAAGGTGGGGAGCTGCTACAATAAGCGGTCTTGTTCGCTCCCTGAAGGGATGGTCTGCAAACCTGCCAAATCCACTCATTTTACGATCCTGCGATGGCGCTGCCTGCAGAAAAAGGGGGGTCTGAAGTGTGACTGGATACATGTTCAGTACCCCATTATATCAGAGTGCAAGTGCTCCTGCCCCAACTGA
- the LOC109979627 gene encoding chromobox protein homolog 2-like: MEGVTVGQVFDAECILSKRPRKGKFEYLVKWRGWSSKHNSWEPEENILDPRLLAAFHKREQERELLFQKKGKRPRGRPRKIQPPAPAATKDSRSSSSSSSGLTSSASSSSSEEDDEEDHTKKVKAAPRVHPVPQKRPQILLAKPDPPRKRGRKPLPPDLRALRQAKSRPSPPPPPPPPPPPPRHHQVLRPSREETRPGVKKPLQPASFTYTGLSRSSREEAAAAAAAASQTSSSSFSQTAASKSGSLSGMWTSRSMSPSSSYKTSSSSHSKNSLSELKRSHSDTSGGRDGFKASSLKQGGGGAMMHGGFGQTAPRSSLSQRRQEGGGGQTASLQHKQQNSSQSKMASSLTPRDRASQALNLRALNLQSVGKTAAGSNAAVASRTSLRSGGVMVKAGGLKDTRAASVQRSSVPAGGAAEQGRAREERGRETSAEGKKLAGSSGGRHEERKHNVQTRSLNELSTGDSDETSSSESEHGADLFPNNSRPSFGDDATESDTETDWRPAHSLLEQVFVTDVTANFITVTVKESPTSVGFFNSRNH, from the exons ATGGAGGGGGTCACAGTCGGCCAGGTATTTGATGCGGAATGCATCCTCAGCAAACGGCCCAGAAAG GGAAAGTTCGAGTATCTGGTCAAGTGGAGAGGGTGGTCGTCTAA gCACAACAGCTGGGAGcctgaagaaaacattttggatCCGAGGTTACTGGCTGCGTTTCacaaaag AGAACAAGAGAGGGAGCTTCTGTTCCAGAAAAAAGGGAAGAGGCCTCGAGGACGCCCGCGGAAGATTCAG CCGCCGGCGCCGGCTGCGACTAAAGACAGCcgctcctcgtcctcctcatcctccggCCTCACATCGtccgcctcctcctcgtcctcagaggaggatgatgaagaagatCACACGAAGAAGGTGAAGGCGGCGCCCCGCGTCCACCCGGTCCCCCAGAAGAGGCCTCAGATCCTGCTCGCCAAACCCGATCCGCCGCGCAAGCGTGGAAGGAAGCCGCTGCCCCCCGACCTGAGGGCGCTGAGACAAGCCAAGAGCAGaccgtctccccctccccctcctccccctcctccgcCACCTCCACGCCACCACCAGGTCCTCAGACCGTCCAGGGAGGAGACTCGCCCCGGGGTGAAGAAGCCTCTGCAGCCGGCCAGCTTCACGTACACCGGGCTGAGCCGGAGCTCCAGAGAGGaggccgccgccgccgccgccgccgcctctcagacctcctccagctccttctcTCAGACCGCTGCCTCCAAATCCGGATCGTTGAGCGGCATGTGGACGAGCCGCTCGATGTCCCCGTCCTCCTCCTATAAGACGAGCTCGTCTTCTCACAGCAAGAACTCGCTGTCCGAGCTGAAGCGCTCGCACTCGGACACGTCGGGCGGCAGAGATGGCTTTAAAGCGTCCTCGTtgaaacagggaggaggaggagcgatGATGCACGGCGGCTTCGGTCAAACGGCGCCGCGCTCCTCTCTGAGTCAGAGGAGGCAGGAGGGCGGCGGAGGTCAGACGGCGTCgcttcaacacaaacaacaaaactctAGCCAGTCCAAAATGGCGTCCTCGCTGACGCCTCGAGACCGAGCGAGTCAGGCGCTCAACCTGCGAGCGCTCAACCTGCAGAGCGTCGGCAAGACTGCGGCCGGAAGCAACGCGGCTGTGGCGTCCAGGACGAGCCTACGGAGCGGCGGCGTGATGGTTAAAGCGGGCGGTTTGAAAGACACTAGAGCAGCGTCTGTGCAGCGCTCCAGTGTGCCAGCGGGCGGCGCCGCAGAGCAGGGCAGGGCGAGGGAGGAGCGGGGGAGGGAGACGTCGGCGGAGGGTAAGAAGCTGGCGGGGAGCAGCGGCGGGCGACACGAGGAGCGGAAACACAACGTGCAGACGCGCAGCCTGAACGAGCTCAGCACCGGGGACTCTGATGAGACCAGCAGCAGCGAATCAGAGCATGGCGCCGATCTGTTCCCAAACAACAGCCGGCCGAGCTTCGGTGACGACGCCACGGAGTCGGACACAGAGACGGACTGGCGGCCGGCCCACAGCCTCCTGGAGCAAGTGTTCGTCACGGACGTCACCGCCAACTTCATCACAGTGACGGTGAAGGAGTCGCCCACCAGTGTCGGATTCTTTAACTCCAGGAATCACTGA
- the cox11 gene encoding cytochrome c oxidase assembly protein COX11, mitochondrial has product MLLPLLLRQSLRCPPVLLTGSARCHTQRTLHSQAEHFLRRKLPLRSHAQSRGVKSRSRKSKSQEEDWKARNKTVLTYIAAAGVGMIGLSYAAVPLYRLYCQASGLGGTAVAGHDTDQVETMKPVKERIIKVSFNADRHASMQWNFKPQQTEIFVVPGETALAFYKAKNPTDKPIIGISTYNVVPFDAGQYFNKIQCFCFEEQRLNPHEEVDMPVFFYIDPEFDEDPRMARVDTIILSYTFFEAKEGQKLPLPGYSYN; this is encoded by the exons ATGCTGCTCCCCCTCCTGCTGCGTCAGTCCCTCCGCTGCCCTCCGGTGTTGTTGACAGGAAGCGCCCGGTGCCACACTCAGAGGACGCTGCACTCTCAGGCCGAGCACTTCCTGCGCCGGAAGCTTCCTCTGCGCTCCCACGCTCAGAGCCGAGGCGTGAAGAGCCGGAGCAGGAAGTCCAAGAGCCAGGAGGAGGATTGGAAAGCCAGGAACAAGACGGTGTTGACGTACATCGCTGCTGCGGGCGTGGGAATGATCGGCCTATCGTACGCCGCCGTGCCGCTCTACAGGCTCTACTGCCAG gCGTCGGGACTTGGCGGCACGGCGGTGGCCGGCCATGACACAGATCAGGTGGAGACGATGAAGCCGGTGAAAGAACGCATCATCAAAGTCTCGTTCAACGCAGATCGACACGCCAGCATGCAGTGGAACTTCAAACCGCAGCAGACGGAGATCTTT GTGGTTCCAGGTGAGACGGCGCTGGCTTTCTACAAAGCAAAGAACCCCACAGACAAACCCATCATCGGCATCTCCACCTACAACGTGGTCCCCTTCGACGCCGGGCAGTACTTCAACAAGATCCAG TGTTTCTGCTTCGAGGAGCAGCGACTGAACCCTCACGAGGAGGTCGACATGCCCGTCTTCTTCTACATCGACCCCGAGTTCGACGAGGACCCCCGCATGGCCCGCGTGGACACCATCATCCTGTCCTACACCTTCTTCGAGGCCAAAGAGGGGCAGAAACTTCCTCTGCCCGGATACAGCTACAACTGA